The genomic window TTATTTTATCatcctgtttatgttgtagtagtgtatgtagtgtatgttgtgtgtgatgatgaatcttgaatttccccttggggatcaataaagtatctatctatctatctatctatctatctatctattcatatactccctcactctctctctcagaaataTTAATGCTCCTGCTACTGCACatcctgctgctcctcctgctgCACTTACTGCTGCTCCTATTGGTCCTCTTACGGATCCTACTAGTGCTCCTGCCCCTACTCCTGCTCCTATTGGTCCTACTAGTGCTCCTAACACTgatactgctactgctactactagtGCTGCTCCTATTGGTCCTGCTAAGAGTCCTACTAGTGCTCCCCTTGCTGCTCTTCTTGCTGCTCCTATTGGTCGTCCTGTGAATCCTACTAGTGCTCCTGCTCCTACTCCTGCTCCTACTACTGCACCTCCTGCTGCTCCTACTGTGCCTATTATTGGTCCTGCTACGGAACCTATGAGTGCTCTTACTACTAATGCTCCTCCAACTGCTCCAGCTCCTACTGCTGCTACTGTGACTCCTGCATCTGCTCCTACTGCTGCTATCACGGCTACTGCTTCTAGTCTTATTGGTCCTCCTGAGAATCCTACTATTGcgcctgctgctgctcctcctgctgctcctgctactgctactgctccCACTGCTGCTACCACTGCTGCTCCTATTGGTCCTCCTGCATATCCTACTAAtgctcctcctgctgctccccctgctgctcctgctactgctgctgctactgctgctgctattaCTGCAGCTATTGCTGCtcttcctgctcctgctcctactAGTGCGCCTACAGCTGCACCTACTACTGTTCCTGCTCCTGCACCTGCTGCTGCTATTACTGATGCTCCTGctcctgttgctgctgctgctgctatcaGTAAATCACATAATGGTCCTATGATAAATCCTACTAGTGCTTTTCTTGTTGCTGCTGTTCCTACTGTTATTGCAATTACTCCTGCTCCTGCTACTGCACCTACTGTTGCTCCTACTGCTGCTAGTACTGCTCTTCCTATTGGTCCTTCTACGGAACCTACCAGAGCACCTACTACTGCCCCTGCTGTTGCTCCTAATATTGCTGCTGCCTTTCGCCTTCCTTTTTCTGTTGGTGCCCATGCTTCTGCTTCTTTTATTGAATATTTTAACACTTGTTCTGATGTTTTTACTACTACCTTGACAAGTGCTAGGACTATTGATAGTACTACTCTTACTGTTCCTGACATGATCTCCCTCTTTGTCTCCCATGGGCTCATCCACTCATAGTACCCTCCTCCATTCTCCCCCATCATGGCCTCTATTTTCTCCAGTAGCTCTCTGACCTGAGTCCTGTCTTCACTCTTATTGTTGAGGACATGATATCTACCCCCAGCATCTTTAATaagggaagagagagcaggACGTCTCTGCAGAAATTCCTCCATTGGTTCTCCCTCCAGCATATCTCCATGAGAAAGGAGCACTATAGTGTACTTTAAAACTTCTTCACCAAAGGTCTCCTGGATCCACGTCACTGTGTTCCTCTCCTCTGTGAATCTTGCATCCAGTCTGATCATCAGCAGGAAGGCATGGGGCCCAGGAAGAGATATCTCCTGTAGCTCATTTTTCAGCATATCTGTCTCATTTTCTATATCAATTGATCCTGGTGTATCGATCAACATAATCTGTCTACCATCCACCTCAGTGTGCATCTTAGCACAGGTTTCAGTGACTTCTATTGTAAAAGTTCCCCTCCCCAGGAAGGTCTTTCCTGAGGCACTCTTTCCACTCCCAGTTTTGCCCAGCAGCACAATCCTCAGAGGAGACACTGTGGAGAAACAGCCAAGTCACATCTTACTTAGAAATTAACTGTATTTGTAGATACAAAATCCTACATTA from Alosa sapidissima isolate fAloSap1 chromosome 9, fAloSap1.pri, whole genome shotgun sequence includes these protein-coding regions:
- the LOC121719506 gene encoding fibroin heavy chain-like, whose protein sequence is MSPLRIVLLGKTGSGKSASGKTFLGRGTFTIEVTETCAKMHTEVDGRQIMLIDTPGSIDIENETDMLKNELQEISLPGPHAFLLMIRLDARFTEERNTVTWIQETFGEEVLKYTIVLLSHGDMLEGEPMEEFLQRRPALSSLIKDAGGRYHVLNNKSEDRTQVRELLEKIEAMMGENGGGYYEWMSPWETKREIMSGTVRVVLSIVLALVKVVVKTSEQVLKYSIKEAEAWAPTEKGRRKAAAILGATAGAVVGALVGSVEGPIGRAVLAAVGATVGAVAGAGVIAITVGTAATRKALVGFIIGPLCDLLIAAAAATGAGASVIAAAGAGAGTVVGAAVGALVGAGAGRAAIAAVIAAAVAAAVAGAAGGAAGGALVGYAGGPIGAAVVAAVGAVAVAGAAGGAAAGAIVGFSGGPIRLEAVAVIAAVGADAGVTVAAVGAGAVGGALVVRALIGSVAGPIIGTVGAAGGAVVGAGVGAGALVGFTGRPIGAARRAARGALVGLLAGPIGAALVVAVAVSVLGALVGPIGAGVGAGALVGSVRGPIGAAVSAAGGAAGCAVAGALIFLRERVREYMNR